The proteins below come from a single Cryptococcus gattii WM276 chromosome D, complete sequence genomic window:
- a CDS encoding Hypothetical protein (Similar to SGTC gene model, INSD accession EAL18905.1; CNBI1660) translates to MLPARVILHSARVLPRLIPFASPSVGCLFARNPTALCPRILPTKPYSSKKKNKEIELGEWEDDLFGEETSIRPGQKEVVLEEEVQLNEAAFYRKDPPFPTKETPIRPRLPGSIKKLNRILSRQRKVEIPEDELEERFVRGRGPGGQAINKTNSSVSLTHIPTGIRVQAQPTRSREENRKVARRILAERLEVLRATGQLPGMSGLEGIEGVSVDMGGEEGEEGGEKLSKKERRKLEETRLSETYTKAEIRAEKERRRKANRAKKAKKKYGTNDKGEKMLAKEIEDNGSEVDQLEMDAEVTEQDVEMDEEFKRARKGV, encoded by the exons ATGCTTCCGGCACGAGTTATCCTCCATTCTGCCAGGGTCCTACCACGGCTAATCCCCTTTGCATCTCCATCCGTGGGCTGCCTGTTTGCGAGAAACCCAACGGCTCTCTGTCCTCGGATTTTACCGACTAAACCGTACTCATCCAAGAAAAAGAACAAGGAAATCGAACTTGGTGAATGGGAGGACGATCTCTTTGGTGAAGAGACTTCCATCCGACCTGGACAAAAGGAAGTAGTgctggaagaggaagtCCAGCTTAATGAAGCGGCTTTCTATAGGAAAGACCCTCCGTTT CCCACGAAAGAGACTCCCATAAGACCAAGATTACCGGGCTCAATCAAAAAGCTGAATCGTATTTTGTCAAGGCAACGAAAAGTAGAAATACCAGAAGATGAATTAGAGGAGCGATTTGTCAGAG GTCGAGGTCCTGGTGGACAAGCAATCAACAAGACAAATTCATCCGTCTCCCTCACCCATATACCCACCGGTATCCGCGTCCAAGCGCAACCTACCCGATCACGCGAAGAGAACCGTAAAGTCGCTCGCCGTATCCTGGCCGAACGACTGGAAGTACTCCGTGCCACGGGGCAGTTGCCGGGCATGTCAGGTTTGGAAGGTATTGAGGGTGTGAGTGTGGATATGGGAGGtgaggagggggaggaaggCGGGGAAAAGTTGAGtaagaaggagaggagaaagTTGGAAGAAACGAGATTGAGTGAGACTTACACGAAAGCTGAGATTAGGgcggagaaggagaggaggagaaaggCAAATAGGGcgaaaaaggcaaagaagaagtatGGGACGAACGATAAGGGTGAGAAAATGTTAGCaaaggagattgaggatAACGGTAGTGAGGTCGATCAGCTGGAAATGGACGCAGAAGTGACTGAGCAGGATGTGGAAATGGATGAAGAATTCAAACGGGCGCGAAAGGGGGTATAA
- a CDS encoding tubulin-binding prefolding complex subunit GIM3 (Similar to SGTC gene model, INSD accession EAL18906.1; CNBI1670), which yields MSLLPPEEEGDGVEVAWEDQQRINTFSKLNNRLSDIQDLLKVKNEEKEYYDDLSTELELADEDNPQPVLYKIGEAFFYLPLRDARRQLKGDMKKYEKEIEGLESKARECENGMKELKVLLYAKFGKQINLETTP from the exons ATGAGTTTG TTACCGCccgaagaagaaggtgacGGCGTCGAAGTTGCATGGG AGGACCAGCAACGTATCAACACCTTTTCAAAACTCAACAACAGATTATCAGATATCCAAGATCTTTTAAAAGTTAAAAAT gaggaaaaggagtACTACGATGACCTCTCCACCGAGCTCGAGCTTGCCGACGAAGACAATCCTCAACCGGTTTTGTACAAAATTGGGGAAGCTTTCTTCTACTTGCCTCTTAGAGACGCAAGAAGACAACTGAAGGGCGATATGAAAAAGTATGAAAAGGAGATTGAAGGGTTGGAAAGCAAAGCAAGAGAGTGCGAAAACGGCATGAAGGAGTTAAAAGTGCTCTT ATATGCCAAGTTTGGAAAACAGATCAACCTCGAAACAACACCCTAA
- a CDS encoding Hypothetical protein (Similar to SGTC gene model, INSD accession EAL18907.1; CNBI1680) — MASQKPLDTPPASIRSSSSSSNHAVENVIDVAKPVSAAQSASTTTTLPTDSPSKLPHSLSFSLNRKSKKSTKSYKTSAGPPVPFPAPAAPIDSHIASKSSSTVTDDTATLSSNPDDETRPRYHSAISRSTISRSQSSSFAGKLQSLRKKIESELSRKRPGSNTNQQSNGSKRTSKRAQKGTVAGLRPSPALTVPEGMSVADASQLCAAKRADCVLVVDEEEGLSGIFTAKDLAFRVTAEGLDPRSTNVAQIMTKNPMVTRDTTNATEALQLMVSRGFRHLPVCNEDGDVVGLLDITKVFHEALAKVERGSTATNQLSAALAGVQSELGPGLNHNPQAAAMLAYVETLRERMALPDLTTVIDTRSAPPTVTPRTTVREAARLMKERRTTAVCVMEANAGTSAVSGVSGGNVIPKIAGIFTSKDIVLRVIAAGLDASRCSVVRVMTPHPDTAPPTMVVQDALKKMHNGHYLNLPVVEADGRLIGIVDVLKLTYATLEQIESMNEDRSDESGPMWSRFFEGLPGAGGDDDTASIVSASERPDTPSRSHLGHGRGLSSMTSPISEIMPNDSASVVDDNISDLGGKHGPASSVAAPALPVDDGTYIFKFRTPSGRTHRFQARHDSYELLRDIVAGKLLTDPFFTAPGAKEGEAVHLPDPSNFTLHYTDDEGDLVTMTADSDVADAVRIARGQKSDRIVLLVDGGKVWEEAARDLGGEKAVEKLKEVEQEVKAVEEEEKQMAQLTADPAVEPTYGNEHVHAQQWKDHGRTIKADGQELVGGIIPKDMVLPAAIGFLGVVILGVFIAGRK; from the exons ATGGCATCTCAAAAACCTCTCGACACACCGCCTGCTTCAATACgctcctcctcatcttcctcaaACCACGCTGTCGAAAATGTCATTGACGTGGCCAAACCCGTATCTGCTGCGCAATCTGCCTCGACAACAACAACATTACCGACCGACTCACCCTCCAAATTACCCCattccctctccttctccctaAATCGTAAATCAAAAAAATCAACAAAATCGTACAAAACCTCTGCGGGGCCGCCTGTCCCCTTCCCTGCTCCTGCTGCACCCATCGACTCCCATATCGCTTCCAAATCTTCCTCCACCGTCACCGACGATACCGCTACACTATCATCTAACCCGGATGACGAAACTCGACCGCGATATCATTCTGCCATTTCTCGCTCTACCATCTCCCGAtctcaatcttcttcttttgctgGCAAACTCCAGTCTCTTCGCAAGAAGATTGAATCCGAACTCTCGCGGAAGCGACCCGGGTCCAATACTAACCAACAATCCAACGGGAGCAAGCGCACCAGTAAGCGAGCCCAAAAGGGTACTGTCGCTGGTTTGAGGCCCAGTCCTGCCTTGACTGTGCCAGAGGGCATGAGCGTCGCCGATGCCAGTCAGCTTTGTGCCGCCAAGAGGGCTGATTGTGTCTTGGTCgttgatgaagaagaaggcttGAGCGGTATTTTTACCGCAAAGGACCTTGCCTTTAGG GTGACCGCCGAAGGTCTTGACCCCAGAAGCACTAACGTTGCTCAGATCATGACCAAGAACCCCATGGTCACCCGTGACACTACTAATGCTACCGAAGCTCTCCAGCTCATGGTCAGCCGTGGATTCAGGCATCTT CCTGTTTGCAACGAGGACGGTGACGTTGTCGGTCTTCTCGACATTACCAAAGTCTTCCACGAAGCCCTCGCCAAAGTCGAGCGTGGTTCTACCGCTACCAATCAGCTCTCTGCCGCTTTGGCCGGCGTTCAATCCGAACTTGGTCCTGGCTTGAACCACAATCCTCAGGCTGCTGCCATGCTTGCTTACGTCGAGACCCTCCGAGAGCGAATGGCTCTTCCCGACTTGACCACTGTCATTGACACCCGCTCCGCTCCTCCTACTGTCACCCCTCGAACTACTGTCCGAGAAGCCGCCAGGCTCATGAAGGAGCGACGCACTACTGCTGTTTGTGTCATGGAGGCCAACGCAGGTACCTCTGCTGTTAGCGGCGTCAGTGGTGGTAACGTGATTCCCAAGATTGCCGGTATTTTCACTAGTAAGGATATCGTTCTCAGGGTTATCGCCGCTGGTTTAGATGCGTCAAGATGTTCGGTGGTGAGGGTTATGACTCCCCACCCTGATACTGCTCCTCCTACCATGGTCGTGCAGGACgctttgaagaagatgcaCA ACGGTCACTACCTCAACTTGCCCGTTGTTGAGGCTGATGGACGATTGATCGGCATTGTTGACGTTCTCAAGCTCACTTACGCCACTCTTGAGCAG ATTGAATCAATGAACGAGGACCGCTCCGACGAGTCCGGACCCATGTGGTCTAGATTTTTCGAAGGTCTTCCTGGCGCCGGCGGTGACGACGATACCGCCTCTATTGTTTCTGCTTCTGAGCGACCTGACACTCCCAGCCGCTCTCACCTTGGCCACGGTCGCGGTCTTTCCAGCATGACCTCTCCCATCTCCGAGATTATGCCCAACGACTCTGCTTCCGTTGTTGACGACAACATTTCCGATCTTGGAGGCAAGCATGGGCCTGCTTCCTCTGTCGCCGCCCCTGCTTTGCCCGTCGATGACGGCACTTATATCTTCAAGTTCCGAACCCCCTCCGGCAGAACACACAGATTCCAAGCCCGACATGATTCGTATGAACTCTTGCGGGACATTGTCGCCGGCAAGCTCCTCACCGACCCTTTCTTCACTGCCCCCGGCGCCAAGGAGGGCGAAGCTGTCCACCTTCCTGACCCTAGCAACTTTACCCTCCACTACACCGACGACGAAGGTGATCTCGTGACCATGACTGCCGATAGCGATGTGGCCGATGCCGTCCGTATCGCCCGCGGCCAAAAATCTGACCGAATCGTCCTCCTTGTTGATGGCGGCAAGGTCTGGGAAGAAGCCGCACGGGATTTGGGCGGTGAAAAGGCGGTGGAGAAGCTCAAGGAGGTTGAGCAGGAAGTCAAGGCtgtggaggaagaagagaaacAGATGGCTCAGCTTACGGCGGACCCTGCGGTCGAGCCCACGTACGGCAACGAGCACGTTCACGCTCAACAGTGGAAGGACCATGGCAGGACTATTAAGGCCGACGGTCAAGAGTTGGTGGGCGGTATTATCCCCAAGGATATGGTCTTGCCAGCAGCGATCGGCTTTTTGGGTGTGGTGATTTTGGGCGTGTTTATTGCTGGAAGGAAATAA